A genomic stretch from Candidatus Methylacidiphilales bacterium includes:
- a CDS encoding LysR family transcriptional regulator, with protein MQIESFRVFRDLVESQSFSKAAQMNSITQSAVSQQIRAMEDRFRIPLIERSSKRFALTREGELLYETSKDIISHFDTLTNQFNEMRNIISGNIRIATVYSIGLHELPPYLKRFLKEFPNVNVHVEYRRSNQVYEEVQAGTCDLGLVAFATPKKSLKTEAFKKDRLVLICAPNHPISTKEEVEVKDIGVTKFIGFEPDIPTRRAIDKMFRDAGFEPKPVMEFDNIETVKRAVEIDAGISIVPRATIEQEVRGGSLVAIEFKGKPYHRPLSMIYKSGRVLSPALKRFLKTLKDESAV; from the coding sequence ATGCAGATCGAATCGTTCCGCGTCTTCCGTGATCTGGTCGAATCCCAGAGTTTCAGCAAGGCCGCCCAGATGAACAGCATCACCCAATCCGCGGTCAGCCAGCAGATCCGGGCCATGGAAGACCGGTTTCGCATCCCCTTGATTGAGCGCTCCAGCAAACGCTTCGCCCTCACCCGCGAAGGCGAACTGCTCTACGAAACGAGCAAGGACATCATCTCCCACTTCGACACCCTGACCAACCAGTTCAACGAGATGCGCAACATCATCTCCGGCAACATCCGCATCGCCACGGTCTACTCGATCGGCCTGCACGAGCTCCCCCCCTACCTCAAGCGCTTCCTCAAGGAATTCCCCAACGTCAACGTGCATGTGGAATATCGCCGCTCCAACCAAGTCTACGAAGAAGTCCAGGCCGGCACCTGCGACCTCGGCCTGGTGGCTTTCGCCACCCCGAAGAAGTCCCTCAAGACCGAGGCCTTCAAGAAGGACCGCCTCGTGCTCATCTGTGCCCCCAACCACCCCATCTCCACCAAGGAAGAGGTCGAAGTCAAGGACATCGGCGTGACCAAATTCATCGGTTTCGAGCCCGACATCCCCACCCGCCGGGCCATCGACAAAATGTTCCGTGATGCCGGTTTCGAACCCAAACCCGTCATGGAATTCGACAACATCGAAACGGTCAAACGCGCGGTGGAAATCGATGCCGGTATCTCCATCGTCCCCCGCGCCACCATCGAGCAGGAAGTCCGCGGCGGCAGCCTGGTGGCCATCGAATTCAAGGGCAAACCCTACCACCGCCCCCTGAGCATGATTTACAAGAGCGGTCGCGTCCTCTCCCCCGCCCTCAAGCGCTTCCTCAAGACACTCAAGGACGAGTCCGCCGTCTGA
- a CDS encoding YggS family pyridoxal phosphate-dependent enzyme, whose amino-acid sequence MDAALALKWWKEEMEKEAAACGRTPGSVRLIPASKTVAPERLREFVDAGWRVFGENRIQEAKAKVPLLSSQVEWHFIGGLQGNKVKDAVALFACIHSVDSENLLREIEKRAAVPGKIQRVLIEVNVAGEASKHGCPPDLAPELVRLADALPHVEVAGLMTVAPFSEDLEVVRPFFRRLRELRDEIQQATGAVLPELSMGMTHDWRVAVQEGSTMIRIGTGLFGMRAP is encoded by the coding sequence ATGGATGCAGCCTTGGCGTTGAAGTGGTGGAAAGAGGAGATGGAAAAAGAAGCGGCGGCCTGCGGGCGAACGCCGGGCTCGGTTCGCTTGATACCGGCCAGCAAAACCGTGGCGCCCGAACGGCTGCGGGAGTTTGTCGATGCGGGTTGGCGGGTTTTTGGGGAAAACCGCATCCAGGAGGCCAAGGCCAAAGTCCCGCTTTTGTCGTCCCAGGTGGAGTGGCATTTCATCGGAGGTCTCCAAGGCAACAAGGTCAAGGATGCGGTGGCGCTGTTCGCCTGCATCCATTCGGTGGATTCGGAGAATCTTTTGCGTGAAATCGAGAAGCGGGCGGCGGTTCCGGGGAAGATTCAACGGGTGTTGATCGAGGTCAATGTGGCCGGAGAAGCGAGCAAGCACGGGTGTCCGCCGGACTTGGCCCCGGAGCTGGTCCGTCTGGCCGATGCTTTGCCACATGTGGAGGTTGCGGGATTGATGACCGTGGCTCCGTTCTCCGAGGATCTGGAAGTGGTGCGTCCTTTTTTCCGCCGGTTGCGGGAGTTGCGCGATGAGATCCAACAAGCCACCGGGGCGGTCTTGCCGGAATTGTCCATGGGGATGACCCACGACTGGCGGGTGGCGGTGCAGGAGGGAAGTACGATGATCCGTATCGGCACTGGATTGTTTGGCATGCGGGCGCCATGA
- a CDS encoding DNA-3-methyladenine glycosylase has protein sequence MKAGKSRRLSRLFYQGDDVVAIARTLLGKRLCTHIGGVVTSGRIVETEAYGGITDRASHAFGGRRTTRTETMYAAGGLAYVYLCYGLHHLFNVVTGPEGRPDAVLVRAVEPLEGVEVMLRRRRMESAARRLTAGPGVMSQALGITTAIDRCDLRGDRVWIVDDGVSVAGADVVCSPRVGVDYAGEDARRPWRFRIRGHRFTSPAR, from the coding sequence ATGAAGGCCGGGAAAAGCAGGCGTCTGTCGCGGCTTTTCTACCAAGGTGATGACGTGGTTGCCATCGCCCGGACGCTGCTGGGAAAACGTCTTTGTACACATATCGGCGGCGTGGTGACGAGCGGGCGCATTGTCGAAACGGAAGCCTACGGGGGGATCACTGACCGGGCTTCGCATGCCTTTGGCGGCCGGCGGACGACGCGCACCGAGACCATGTATGCGGCGGGGGGACTGGCCTATGTGTACCTGTGCTACGGACTGCACCATCTGTTCAATGTGGTCACGGGTCCGGAAGGCCGTCCGGATGCGGTGTTGGTGCGGGCAGTCGAACCCTTGGAAGGGGTGGAGGTGATGCTTCGCCGCCGGCGGATGGAGAGTGCCGCCCGCCGCCTGACGGCGGGTCCCGGGGTGATGTCGCAGGCGCTTGGGATCACCACCGCCATTGACAGGTGCGATCTCCGGGGCGACCGGGTGTGGATAGTGGATGACGGGGTGAGCGTGGCCGGGGCTGACGTGGTGTGCTCGCCACGGGTGGGGGTGGATTATGCGGGCGAGGATGCACGGAGACCCTGGCGGTTCCGGATCCGTGGCCACCGCTTCACCAGTCCGGCCCGGTAA
- a CDS encoding ABC transporter permease has translation MNTPVRTMAVCLALLGLIVLAAILGPELSPYKSGTTSGRQFNPPSLAHWMGTDVHGRDVFSRSLEGARISLMVGLIGAVISLTVGVAYGLVSGYAGGWVDDLMMRFVELLYAVPRLLIVIILIALFDERAKVFMEAQGWSACVPHTRVILLFITLGLVEWLTMARIVRGQVLSLRERAFVQAARVMGQTHLRILLRHLLPNLLPIILVYLTLTIPNVILVEAFLSFIGLGVQAPSASWGTLLSDGAGMVNPLTINWWVLLGPAGLMAVTLLSLNFLGDALRDRSDPRLNRSR, from the coding sequence GTGAACACCCCCGTGCGCACCATGGCCGTTTGTCTGGCCCTCCTCGGCCTGATCGTCCTCGCTGCGATCCTGGGTCCGGAACTCTCCCCCTACAAATCCGGCACCACTTCCGGCCGGCAATTCAACCCGCCCTCCCTGGCCCATTGGATGGGCACCGATGTCCACGGGCGCGACGTCTTCTCCCGCTCGCTCGAAGGAGCCCGCATTTCCCTCATGGTCGGACTTATCGGTGCCGTCATCAGTCTGACCGTTGGTGTCGCCTACGGGTTGGTCAGCGGCTATGCCGGGGGTTGGGTCGACGACCTCATGATGCGCTTCGTCGAATTGCTCTACGCCGTCCCCCGCCTGCTCATCGTCATCATCCTCATCGCCCTCTTCGACGAACGCGCCAAGGTATTCATGGAAGCACAGGGATGGTCCGCCTGCGTGCCGCACACCCGTGTCATCCTCCTTTTCATCACCCTCGGATTGGTCGAATGGCTCACCATGGCCCGGATCGTCCGCGGCCAGGTCCTCTCGCTCCGTGAACGCGCCTTTGTCCAGGCCGCGCGCGTCATGGGCCAGACCCACCTGCGCATCCTCCTACGCCACCTCCTGCCCAATCTCCTGCCCATCATCCTCGTCTACCTGACCCTGACCATCCCCAACGTCATCCTTGTCGAGGCCTTCCTCAGTTTCATCGGCCTGGGCGTCCAAGCCCCCAGCGCCAGTTGGGGCACCCTCCTCTCCGACGGCGCGGGCATGGTCAATCCCCTCACCATCAATTGGTGGGTCCTGCTCGGACCGGCCGGACTTATGGCCGTCACCCTCCTCTCCCTCAATTTCCTCGGCGATGCCCTCCGCGACCGCTCCGACCCCCGCCTGAATCGCTCCCGTTAG
- a CDS encoding ABC transporter permease: MIVFIFKRFLASLPVFAIVVSATFLFMRLAPGSPFGADRKLSADIEQRLFTRYQLDGSLMRQFTAYWANLLRGDLGDSIKYRNRTVADIIGQTFPKSALLGLGAMVVALGIGIVAGSQAALHHGSFRDHAAMALALAGICLPAFVLAPLLILLLAIQFPLFPVAGWGTPGHLVLPMACLGIPYGAYCARLMRTSMLDVLGQDYIRTARAKGLDERVVTYRHALRVAALPLVNYAGPLAANVLTGSLVIEEIFKIPGMGPFFVNAVLSRDIFLVGGCVIVYFTLLILLNLLADIATALLDRRIRLW, encoded by the coding sequence GTGATTGTCTTCATTTTCAAACGCTTCCTGGCTTCTCTCCCCGTCTTTGCCATCGTCGTCTCGGCCACCTTTCTCTTCATGCGGCTGGCTCCGGGTTCGCCGTTTGGAGCCGACCGAAAACTCTCGGCTGATATCGAGCAACGCCTGTTCACACGCTATCAACTGGATGGATCCTTGATGCGGCAGTTCACCGCGTATTGGGCCAACCTGCTCCGCGGGGATCTGGGTGATTCCATCAAGTACCGCAACCGCACTGTGGCGGATATCATCGGGCAGACTTTCCCCAAGTCCGCCCTCCTTGGCTTGGGGGCCATGGTTGTGGCCCTCGGCATCGGCATCGTCGCAGGATCGCAGGCCGCCCTGCACCACGGCAGCTTCCGCGACCACGCCGCCATGGCCCTGGCCCTGGCTGGTATTTGCCTGCCCGCCTTTGTCCTTGCCCCGTTGCTCATCCTCCTCCTCGCCATCCAGTTCCCACTCTTCCCGGTCGCCGGCTGGGGCACACCCGGCCACCTTGTCCTCCCCATGGCATGCCTGGGCATCCCCTACGGGGCCTATTGCGCGCGCCTCATGCGCACCAGCATGCTTGACGTCCTCGGCCAGGATTACATCCGGACTGCACGGGCCAAGGGACTCGACGAACGCGTCGTCACCTACCGCCACGCCCTCCGCGTCGCCGCCCTCCCCCTGGTCAACTACGCCGGCCCGCTTGCCGCCAATGTCCTCACCGGCAGCCTCGTCATCGAGGAAATCTTCAAAATTCCGGGCATGGGCCCGTTCTTCGTCAACGCCGTGCTCAGCCGCGATATCTTCCTCGTCGGTGGCTGCGTCATCGTTTACTTCACCCTCCTCATCCTCCTCAATTTGCTCGCCGACATCGCCACCGCCCTGCTCGACCGGAGGATCCGGCTGTGGTGA
- a CDS encoding glycosyltransferase family 10 translates to MKKLRLGFCDFWDDFPLTDNFFTQRLSRFYDLELSSDPDVLIYSLFAQKHREYSCKKIAYIGENVRPDFRDCDYAISFDHLNNPRHLRWPIYNLYHHMAEFPVFTDHREKFCAVVITNPEGRFRNEFLDRLSQVRPVDSGGKFRNNIGAPVVDKNAFLQQYRFSFAFENSSHPGYTTEKVVQSKLAGTIPIYWGDPRVADDFNTKSFINVHDFPGIDACIDHILAVDADPARYEEIRRQPLLKDGRTTPFCDRNVFDRWIIRAVEAPKWCHRDPWSAWERRFHHQLQTILYRGQ, encoded by the coding sequence ATGAAGAAACTCCGGCTGGGCTTCTGTGATTTCTGGGACGACTTCCCTTTGACGGACAACTTCTTCACCCAGCGCTTGTCCCGTTTCTACGATCTGGAACTGTCATCCGACCCCGATGTCCTGATTTATTCCCTCTTCGCACAAAAGCACCGGGAATACTCCTGCAAGAAAATCGCCTACATTGGCGAGAACGTCCGCCCGGATTTCCGGGATTGCGACTACGCCATCAGTTTCGACCACCTCAACAACCCACGCCACCTGCGCTGGCCGATTTACAATTTATACCATCACATGGCGGAATTTCCCGTCTTCACCGATCATCGGGAAAAGTTTTGCGCCGTCGTCATCACCAACCCGGAGGGTCGATTCCGCAACGAATTCCTGGACCGCCTCAGCCAGGTCCGACCGGTCGATTCCGGTGGAAAATTCCGCAACAACATCGGGGCTCCCGTGGTTGACAAAAACGCCTTCCTTCAACAATACCGCTTCTCCTTCGCTTTCGAAAATTCCTCCCACCCGGGCTACACCACCGAGAAAGTCGTGCAGTCCAAACTGGCCGGTACGATTCCCATTTATTGGGGCGATCCACGGGTCGCCGACGACTTCAACACCAAATCTTTCATCAACGTGCACGACTTCCCCGGCATTGACGCATGCATCGACCACATCCTTGCGGTCGATGCGGACCCGGCACGCTACGAGGAAATACGCCGGCAACCGCTCTTGAAGGATGGCCGCACCACCCCCTTCTGCGACCGCAATGTTTTCGACCGCTGGATCATTCGCGCGGTGGAAGCACCGAAGTGGTGCCACAGGGACCCTTGGTCTGCTTGGGAACGACGGTTCCACCACCAACTCCAGACAATACTCTACCGGGGGCAATGA
- the rbfA gene encoding 30S ribosome-binding factor RbfA, whose product MSSRRLTRISGLLQSELSRMLRKERLLEDVVVTITSVDVTPDLRQAFVYVSQIGDRISPDDLLACLHRLAFDWQKEIAARMHIKYTPKLTFRFDDSLTRGDRVMEILRNLEDPPADAPEK is encoded by the coding sequence ATGAGCTCCCGCCGCCTCACCCGGATTTCCGGCCTCTTGCAAAGCGAGCTCAGCCGCATGCTGCGCAAAGAACGGCTTCTGGAGGATGTCGTGGTGACCATCACTTCCGTCGATGTCACCCCCGACTTGCGCCAGGCTTTCGTCTATGTCAGCCAGATCGGCGACCGCATCTCTCCCGACGATCTCCTGGCCTGCCTTCACCGTCTGGCCTTCGATTGGCAGAAGGAAATCGCCGCGCGCATGCACATCAAATACACCCCCAAACTGACCTTCCGCTTCGACGATTCCCTGACCCGGGGAGACCGTGTCATGGAAATCCTCCGCAACCTCGAAGACCCCCCTGCCGACGCTCCTGAAAAATAA
- the infB gene encoding translation initiation factor IF-2: protein MAPETTRKKTAKPAESGESTPSKKTAATAPAGAEKKTATRKAPAKKAAASEPSPAPAPAAAAPASTAAATPAALAQKAPAAPAKTAESPSASKPVTTPTAPATTALEVPAPGSVISMKPPIVVKDLAARVGLKAFQVVHELMEMNVFATLNQVIDEETAKKVCERKGFVFELERRKEGGGVHKVEEKVEIPVPPPVETTLQVGRPPIITFMGHVDHGKTSLLDAVRKTKVAAGEAGGITQHIGAYSITRNGQSITFLDTPGHEAFTAMRARGANLTDIAVIVVAADDGLMPQTREAIAHAKAAKVKIMVALNKIDVPGALPDRVKQQLQEVDLTPEDWGGDTVVCLVSATKGTGISEFIDLMILQAELLELKADHDCPARGTVVESRIDVGKGANATIIVQQGTLKIGDPFVCGPFWGKVKAMLNDQGQPIKVAGPSTPVQVLGFSGSPTPGEEFHIMRNEREARQLGEEREAAARLDKLSTARPVTLENLFDSIADGQKKTLNLIIKSDVQGSLEAIINSLNKIPTNKVEIHYVLGGVGPISVNDVLLAKASAAVIIGFSTKVDNAANAEAKRQDIQIKLYSIIYELIDQVKEAMAGLLDPELRESSVGKAAVKKVFSLSKFPVAGCIVEQGRIVRTGRARVIRRNQPVYDGSIQTLKRFQDDAAEVRNGMECGIRLGNFDDYMENDIIECYILEKVPQAL from the coding sequence ATGGCCCCCGAAACCACCCGCAAAAAAACCGCCAAGCCCGCCGAATCCGGGGAATCCACCCCTTCCAAGAAAACGGCCGCGACGGCTCCTGCAGGTGCTGAAAAGAAAACCGCCACCCGGAAAGCCCCGGCCAAAAAAGCCGCCGCCTCCGAACCCTCGCCCGCCCCAGCGCCCGCTGCTGCCGCACCGGCTTCTACCGCCGCAGCCACCCCTGCGGCCTTGGCTCAAAAAGCTCCCGCCGCCCCGGCGAAAACCGCTGAGTCCCCTTCGGCCTCCAAGCCTGTCACGACCCCCACTGCCCCGGCCACCACCGCCCTCGAGGTTCCCGCCCCTGGCAGTGTCATCTCCATGAAACCCCCCATCGTGGTCAAGGACCTCGCCGCCCGCGTCGGGCTCAAGGCCTTCCAAGTTGTCCACGAGCTCATGGAAATGAACGTCTTCGCCACCCTCAACCAGGTCATTGACGAGGAAACCGCCAAGAAAGTCTGCGAACGCAAGGGCTTCGTCTTCGAACTCGAACGGCGCAAAGAAGGCGGCGGCGTGCACAAGGTCGAGGAAAAAGTCGAAATCCCCGTCCCTCCGCCCGTCGAAACCACCCTTCAGGTCGGCCGCCCCCCCATCATCACGTTCATGGGCCATGTCGACCACGGCAAAACTTCCCTTCTCGACGCCGTCCGCAAAACAAAGGTCGCGGCCGGTGAAGCCGGAGGCATCACTCAGCACATCGGTGCCTACAGCATCACCCGCAACGGCCAGTCCATCACCTTCCTCGATACCCCGGGCCACGAGGCCTTCACCGCCATGCGAGCCCGTGGCGCCAACCTCACCGACATCGCCGTCATTGTGGTCGCCGCCGACGACGGTCTCATGCCCCAGACCCGCGAGGCCATCGCCCATGCCAAGGCCGCCAAGGTCAAGATCATGGTCGCCCTCAACAAAATCGACGTCCCCGGCGCCCTCCCCGACCGCGTCAAACAACAACTCCAGGAAGTCGACCTCACCCCCGAAGACTGGGGCGGCGACACTGTTGTCTGTCTCGTCTCGGCCACCAAGGGCACCGGCATCTCCGAATTCATCGACCTCATGATCCTGCAGGCCGAGCTTCTCGAGCTCAAAGCCGATCACGACTGTCCCGCCCGCGGCACCGTGGTCGAAAGCCGTATAGATGTCGGCAAGGGTGCCAACGCCACCATCATCGTCCAGCAGGGCACCCTCAAGATCGGCGACCCCTTCGTCTGCGGTCCGTTCTGGGGCAAGGTCAAGGCCATGCTCAATGACCAGGGCCAACCCATCAAGGTCGCCGGTCCCTCCACCCCGGTGCAAGTGCTCGGCTTCAGCGGCTCCCCCACCCCGGGTGAGGAATTCCACATCATGCGCAACGAACGCGAGGCCCGCCAGTTGGGTGAGGAACGCGAAGCCGCCGCCCGCCTCGACAAACTCTCCACCGCCCGCCCGGTCACCCTGGAAAACCTCTTCGACTCCATCGCCGACGGACAGAAAAAGACCCTCAACCTCATCATCAAATCCGACGTCCAGGGCTCCCTCGAGGCCATCATCAATTCCCTCAACAAGATCCCCACCAACAAGGTCGAGATCCATTACGTCCTCGGCGGGGTCGGCCCCATCTCGGTCAACGATGTGCTCCTGGCCAAGGCCTCCGCCGCCGTCATCATCGGTTTCAGCACCAAGGTCGACAATGCCGCCAACGCCGAGGCCAAGCGCCAGGACATCCAGATCAAACTCTACTCCATCATCTACGAATTGATCGACCAGGTGAAAGAAGCCATGGCCGGCCTCCTCGACCCCGAACTCCGGGAATCCTCCGTCGGCAAGGCCGCCGTCAAGAAGGTCTTCAGCCTGTCCAAGTTCCCCGTCGCCGGCTGCATCGTCGAACAGGGCCGGATCGTCCGCACCGGCCGCGCCCGCGTCATCCGACGCAACCAGCCGGTCTACGACGGCAGCATCCAGACCCTCAAGCGCTTCCAGGACGACGCCGCCGAAGTCCGCAACGGCATGGAATGCGGCATCCGTCTGGGCAACTTCGATGACTACATGGAAAACGACATTATCGAGTGCTACATCCTGGAAAAAGTCCCCCAGGCCCTGTAA
- the nusA gene encoding transcription termination factor NusA has product MSQDFLAVLEYMEKEKGIDRKRMLEAIEQALLSAARKSFGPAKDLRVSFDPKNGVMKCFASLRVVEKVTNPVEEVGLQKARQQKIMAQLGEMVEIEVTPKDFGRIAAQIFKQTINQNLRSIEKTMIFDEFKDREGDIVAGVVRRFERSDVIIDLGKFEAVIPSKERVPTEEYTPGERIRALVLAVDSAARGPQIILSRSHPNFVRRLFELEVNELHDGSIEIKGMAREAGYRTKIAVWSKDEKIDPVGACVGMRGSRVKNIVRELNNEKIDLFRWSPDIKELIIEALKPAKLKNLIIDNDAKRAKAFVDEENLSLAIGRRGQNARLTSKLTGWEIDIEKDEVHVVGFEEKKHLAAEKLATQLGIAVDLAEKLIQAGFTGADVILSVEASDIKDALPDLDDETIQSLRSAAESAEQTTAS; this is encoded by the coding sequence ATGAGCCAGGATTTTCTTGCAGTTTTGGAATACATGGAAAAAGAGAAGGGTATCGACCGCAAGCGCATGCTTGAGGCCATCGAACAGGCCCTCCTCTCCGCCGCCCGCAAGAGCTTCGGCCCCGCCAAAGACCTCCGCGTCAGCTTCGACCCCAAGAACGGCGTCATGAAGTGCTTCGCCTCCCTCCGCGTCGTTGAAAAAGTCACCAACCCCGTCGAGGAAGTCGGACTGCAGAAAGCCCGCCAACAGAAAATCATGGCCCAACTCGGCGAAATGGTCGAAATCGAAGTCACCCCCAAGGACTTCGGCCGCATCGCCGCCCAGATCTTCAAGCAGACCATCAACCAGAACCTCCGCTCGATCGAAAAGACAATGATCTTCGACGAGTTCAAGGACCGTGAAGGCGACATCGTCGCCGGCGTCGTCCGCCGTTTCGAACGTTCCGATGTCATCATCGACCTCGGCAAGTTCGAGGCTGTCATCCCTTCCAAGGAACGCGTCCCCACCGAAGAATACACCCCGGGCGAACGCATCCGCGCCCTCGTGCTGGCCGTCGACAGCGCCGCCCGTGGCCCCCAGATCATCCTCAGCCGCAGCCACCCCAACTTCGTCCGCCGCCTCTTCGAACTGGAAGTCAACGAACTCCACGACGGCTCCATCGAAATCAAGGGCATGGCCCGCGAAGCCGGCTACCGCACCAAGATCGCCGTCTGGTCCAAGGACGAGAAAATCGACCCCGTCGGGGCCTGTGTCGGCATGCGCGGCTCGCGTGTCAAAAACATCGTCCGCGAACTCAACAACGAAAAGATCGACCTCTTTCGCTGGTCCCCCGACATCAAGGAACTCATCATCGAGGCCCTCAAACCCGCCAAGCTCAAAAACCTCATCATCGACAACGACGCCAAGCGCGCCAAGGCCTTCGTCGATGAGGAAAACCTCTCCCTCGCCATCGGCCGCCGGGGCCAGAACGCCCGCCTGACCAGCAAGCTCACCGGCTGGGAAATCGACATCGAGAAGGACGAGGTCCACGTCGTCGGCTTCGAGGAAAAGAAACACCTCGCCGCGGAAAAACTCGCCACCCAGCTGGGCATCGCCGTCGACCTGGCCGAGAAACTCATCCAGGCCGGTTTCACCGGTGCCGATGTCATCCTCAGCGTCGAGGCCTCCGACATCAAGGACGCCCTGCCCGATCTGGACGACGAAACCATCCAATCCCTCCGCAGCGCCGCCGAATCCGCCGAACAAACAACCGCTTCCTAA
- the lpxI gene encoding UDP-2,3-diacylglucosamine diphosphatase LpxI (LpxI, functionally equivalent to LpxH, replaces it in LPS biosynthesis in a minority of bacteria.), whose product MAPLGIIAGKGLYPELLLEEARAAGESRICMAAFEGETDPALAARADVCAWMRVGQLGRLLDFFKQEGVERAVMAGQITPGRLFDLRPDFKALWLLARLKERNAETLFGAVAGALAGVGVELLPATTHLERYLAPAGHVAGPKPHRRLREEIAFGWPKLKKVAAMDIGQCLLVHRGTVLAVEGYDGTNATIRRGGALAAGATLLKVSKPGQDMRFDVPVIGPDTVRVAAESRLGAIVVEAGKTLMLGLDEIESLAQKEHVTIFAVDTEGA is encoded by the coding sequence ATGGCACCACTGGGGATCATTGCCGGCAAGGGATTGTATCCCGAGCTGTTGCTGGAAGAGGCCCGAGCGGCCGGGGAGAGCCGTATCTGCATGGCGGCCTTCGAGGGGGAGACCGATCCGGCCCTGGCGGCCCGGGCCGATGTGTGTGCGTGGATGCGGGTGGGGCAACTGGGGCGTTTGCTGGATTTTTTCAAACAGGAAGGGGTGGAACGGGCCGTCATGGCGGGTCAGATCACGCCCGGACGGTTGTTCGATCTGCGACCGGATTTCAAGGCTTTGTGGTTGTTGGCGCGGCTGAAGGAGCGGAATGCGGAAACGCTTTTTGGTGCGGTGGCGGGGGCGTTGGCCGGGGTGGGGGTGGAATTGTTGCCGGCGACCACGCACTTGGAGCGCTATCTGGCACCAGCCGGGCACGTGGCCGGCCCGAAGCCGCACCGCCGTCTCCGGGAAGAGATCGCGTTTGGATGGCCCAAGCTCAAAAAAGTGGCGGCGATGGACATCGGCCAGTGCTTGCTGGTGCACCGTGGAACGGTATTGGCTGTGGAGGGTTATGATGGCACCAACGCCACCATCCGGAGGGGTGGAGCCCTGGCCGCGGGGGCGACGTTGCTCAAAGTATCAAAGCCGGGGCAGGACATGCGCTTCGACGTGCCGGTCATCGGCCCGGATACGGTGCGGGTGGCGGCGGAGTCGCGGTTGGGGGCGATTGTGGTCGAGGCCGGAAAAACACTCATGCTTGGGCTCGACGAGATCGAAAGTCTGGCCCAGAAAGAGCATGTGACTATTTTTGCCGTGGATACGGAGGGAGCATGA
- a CDS encoding Gfo/Idh/MocA family oxidoreductase: MTPVRVGVVGVGHMGREHARIYAKLPSAALAGVYDNDKGTARKIAQQHQCRVFDSLVDMLDAVDAVSIATPTSSHFETAKLFLGAGKNVLVEKPITHTTAEASELVQMADRYRLVLQVGHIERFNPVLQALEERLTRPRFIESHRLSPYPGRSTDIGVVMDLMIHDLEIILHLVRSPVVSVDAVGVPVLSSAEDIANARIRFENGCVANITTSRISPEKMRKIRVFQDDAYLSLDYMKQEGLIYRRENGQITRDNIPVFKDEPLKRQLDSFLRCVAEKGQPVVSGNHATAALSLASRICAQIAEFQPPRP, translated from the coding sequence ATGACGCCGGTGCGGGTAGGTGTGGTCGGAGTGGGCCATATGGGCCGGGAACACGCCCGGATATACGCCAAGCTGCCCTCGGCCGCCCTGGCCGGGGTGTATGATAACGACAAAGGCACGGCCCGGAAGATCGCGCAGCAGCACCAGTGCCGGGTTTTCGATTCCCTGGTCGACATGCTGGATGCAGTGGATGCGGTTTCGATTGCCACACCCACGTCATCGCATTTCGAGACGGCCAAGCTTTTCCTGGGCGCGGGCAAGAATGTTCTGGTGGAGAAACCGATCACCCATACCACCGCGGAAGCATCGGAACTGGTGCAAATGGCCGACCGGTACCGGCTGGTTCTGCAAGTCGGGCACATCGAGCGATTCAACCCGGTGTTGCAGGCCCTGGAGGAACGGCTGACCCGGCCCCGGTTCATCGAGTCCCACCGCCTTTCCCCCTACCCGGGTCGCAGCACGGACATCGGGGTGGTGATGGACCTGATGATCCACGATCTGGAGATCATCCTGCATTTGGTGCGGTCGCCGGTGGTCTCGGTCGATGCGGTGGGGGTGCCGGTCTTGAGTTCGGCGGAAGACATCGCCAACGCGCGCATCCGCTTCGAGAACGGATGTGTGGCCAACATCACCACCTCACGAATCAGTCCCGAGAAGATGCGCAAGATCCGGGTTTTCCAGGACGACGCCTACCTCTCGCTTGACTACATGAAGCAGGAGGGGCTGATCTACCGGCGCGAAAACGGGCAGATCACCCGGGACAATATCCCGGTGTTCAAGGACGAGCCCTTGAAACGGCAGCTGGATTCCTTCCTGCGTTGCGTGGCCGAGAAGGGCCAGCCGGTGGTCTCGGGCAACCACGCCACGGCGGCCTTGAGCCTGGCTTCGCGCATTTGTGCCCAAATCGCCGAATTCCAACCGCCCCGCCCATGA